The Planctellipticum variicoloris DNA window TGCTTGGTGCAACCGTCTGGCCGTCGACGTGGGACGTGACCAGCGAGGCGAGCTTCGTCTTCCAGGTGGGGGTGCTGTTGCTGCGATTGAAGACGTATTTCTCGCCGGGCTGAATGATCCTGTCGGGAGTGCGATAGCTGACGGCGTGGAAGGGATTGGCGCTTTCCTCGGCTTCAAACCGGAGTTTGCCGAGCCATTTCATTTGCACGGTGCCGTAGTAACCGGGCAGAACGAGCCGGACCGGGCCGCCGTGGATTGCCGGCAAGGGATCGCCGTTCATCGACAGGGCCAGAATCGCGGTCTCCAGAGCATCGCCGAGGGGGATGCTGTGTTCAAAGTCGTCCTTACCGGGGGCGGGCGAGTCCTTGCCTTCCGCGGCGATGTAGCGAGCCGACTCGTGCGGATGCACATCGAGATGCTTGAGGACTTCGCTGAGTTTGACTCCTTCAAAACGGACGTTTCCAATCCCGCCGCGGCCCCACTGCGTCCCCAAGGTTTTGGCGACTCTGGAGAACATGGAGCGCCCATTGCCGGAACATTGCAGGACCATTTCGTAGCTGGTGCGCGGGAGGGACTGGAGCGTCTTGAGGTCGATCGACTTCGTGCCTTCGACGAGGCCCGTCAGTTCGACGGGCCAGTCCCGGACCGGCGCCGGGGCGGTCGTCGACATGCCCTCGGGATTCACGTTGCTGCGGACGAAGAGAAGCGAATTCGGCGTCACCAGATGCTGGTCGAGCAGCTTGAGAGGCGACTCGAACACCAGGGGATCGGCGGTGTGGACCAGCAGTTCGTCGCTCTTGCCGGCGATCAATTGCGAGGCGCGGGCCGCGGCCGGCGCCGCCTGGCCTGCCAGCAGCCGTCTCAACGAGAGCATTGAGACACCGGCGGCGGAGAGCGTCGGGATGGACTGCAGGAAGTGACGGCGGCTCAACATGGTCAGTCTCCAGGATGCGCGAGCGGATGATTGCAGGGACGGTCGTCCTGTTTCCACTTTCCCGAATAATGGCAGAATGCGCAGAACGCGTCGACCGCAAGCGGAGGCGCAGATGACGAGTTTGAAAGCGTGGCGTTATGCAGGCCGCCTACTCGACGGCGAGCTTCCGAATTCGGATGTTGCGGAACTCGACCTTCAAAGGCGGACCGCTGTGGACCTGCAGGGCGATGATTCCCGAGCGTGCGATGTCGGCGTCGGGCTCGCGGTAGTCGACGGTGGTGACGCCGTTGAGGGTCAGAGTGATGTGATCTCCGACGGCCCGGATGGAGTAGTCGTTCCAGTCATCCTTGCGGAGTTTTGCCGCGAGCGACTCGGAGGCCTGGACCAGGATCTTGTTCCGGCGGGATTCGTCGTAGAGGCAGCCCCAGTACTTCTCACCGATATCGGCCTGATAGCCGGAGACTTCGGTGCTTTCGGGGACTCGTCGGGAACGGAACTGGACTCCGGTATTCCCCTGGCCGTCGCGGAGACGGAATTGCAGGCGGAGTTCGAAATCTCCATAGGTTTCGCGCGTCGCCAGAAACTGGTTGTGCGGAATGCCGGGGGAGTCGCCGACGATGGCGCCGTCCTGGACTTTCCAGAGTTTCGTGTCCCCCTCCCAGCCGGTGAGATCTTTGCCATTGAAGAGGGGGGCGAAGCCGGGTTCCTCGGCGGCCAGGCGCAGCGGCGTCGTCAGTCCGCAGGCGAAGATGGCGAGGGTGACGGCGGAAAGCGAGACCCGGCGGAAGAAGGGCACGTTCGTCGTCTCCAGTCGGAGGGAACCGCGGGGGGAGGGGAATCGACACATCCGTTGTCAGCAGAACAGGTTACCGCACGAACAACACGCTCACCAGCGGGTTCTGGAATTGTCAGGGGATGACTCCAATGCCACAATAGTGATTGACGGAAGCCTGCCGATGAATCCTGCCTGCCCTCCTGCCTGCGCCCGCCTGCGGATGTCACTCCTATGCCCGGTTCTCTGCGATTTCTGTGCTGGTTGATTCTGATCGGCGGAACGTGCACCGCGGTCGCCGAGGAAGCTCCAACGCCGGCGCAACTTGAGTTTTTCGAGAAGCAGGTGCGTCCGCTGCTGGTAGCGCGTTGCATTGAGTGCCACGGCGGATCCAAGCAACAAGGGGGGCTGCGGCTGGATAGTCGGGGGGCGATCCTGAAGGGGAACGATTCCGGACCGGCGCTGGCGCCGGGGCAGCCGGCGGACAGCTCCCGGTTGCTGCAGGTGCTGAAGTACAGCAACGACGACGTTCAGATGCCGCCTGAGGGCAAGCTGCCCGAGGCCGAGATTGCGATTTTGCGGGAGTGGGTCCAGCAAGGGGCGCCGTGGCCGGCGGACGACAAGCCGATGGGCGGCGGAACCAGCGGCCCCGATTTCACCAACCTGACCGTCGCCAGGAGCGAGTTCTGGGCATATCAACCGATCCGGCGGCCCGTCCCCCCGGCGGTGCGGCAGGCTGACCGGGTGCTGTCGCCGGTCGACGCCTTCATGCTTGAGAAGCTGGAAGCGGCAGGGCTGACGTTCTCGGCTCCCGCGGATCGATACACGCTGCTGCGGCGATTGACGCTCGACCTGTGGGGCGTGCCTCCGACGTGGGAGGACATGGCGGCGTTTGTGGCGGATGAGCGTCCCGACGCCGTGGAGCGGGCGGTCGACCGGCTGCTGGATTCGCCTCTCTACGGTCAGCGTTGGGGCCGATACTGGCTGGACATCGCCCGCTACGCGGACACCAAGGGCTACGTGTTTACGGAAGAGCCGCGGTATCCGTACGCCTATACGTATCGCGACTACGTGGTCGACGCCTTCAACAGCGACAAGCCCTACGACCGCTTCGTGCAGGAACAGCTCGCCGCCGACCAGCTCGATCCGGGGAGCGATCCCCGGACGCAGGCGGCCCTGGGATTTCTCACGGTGGGCCGGCGGTTCCTCAACAACCAGAACGACATCATTGATGACCGGATCGACGTCGTCTCGCGGGGG harbors:
- a CDS encoding molybdopterin-dependent oxidoreductase, which codes for MLSRRHFLQSIPTLSAAGVSMLSLRRLLAGQAAPAAARASQLIAGKSDELLVHTADPLVFESPLKLLDQHLVTPNSLLFVRSNVNPEGMSTTAPAPVRDWPVELTGLVEGTKSIDLKTLQSLPRTSYEMVLQCSGNGRSMFSRVAKTLGTQWGRGGIGNVRFEGVKLSEVLKHLDVHPHESARYIAAEGKDSPAPGKDDFEHSIPLGDALETAILALSMNGDPLPAIHGGPVRLVLPGYYGTVQMKWLGKLRFEAEESANPFHAVSYRTPDRIIQPGEKYVFNRSNSTPTWKTKLASLVTSHVDGQTVAPSIVTLAGYAWNDGAAPLKAVLLSTDQGETWKSVALTRSRSPYAWSRWSVEVPVKPGARTFWITAVDALGRTQPDDGAITWNPAGYEWNGIEKLTLLIG
- a CDS encoding 3-keto-disaccharide hydrolase, translated to MPFFRRVSLSAVTLAIFACGLTTPLRLAAEEPGFAPLFNGKDLTGWEGDTKLWKVQDGAIVGDSPGIPHNQFLATRETYGDFELRLQFRLRDGQGNTGVQFRSRRVPESTEVSGYQADIGEKYWGCLYDESRRNKILVQASESLAAKLRKDDWNDYSIRAVGDHITLTLNGVTTVDYREPDADIARSGIIALQVHSGPPLKVEFRNIRIRKLAVE